The window CTTTATCATTATAATACAAAAAAAGCCAAAGCGGCTTTCTTTTTCATTAAATTAATATCCAGTTTGGTGACTTTCACCTCTAACAATTGCTACCCCACCACTAGTTCCAATTCTGCTTGCTCCCGCTTTAATCATATTAATAGCGTCTTCTTTTGTACGCACTCCTCCGGCAGCTTTAACTTGGTAGTTATCGCCAACTGTTTTTTTCATCAAGCGAACCGCTTCGACAGTGGCGCCACTTTTATTAAATCCGGATGAAGTTTTAACAAAATCAGCTTTTGCTTCAATTGCTAATTGACAAGCTTTGACAATTTCCTCATTGGATAATAAGCTAATTTCAATAATAACTTTTAAAATTCGATCTCCAGTTGCTTTTTTACAAGCATTAATATCATTTAAAACTAGGGCATAGTCTTTTAATTTAAAAGCCCCAATGTTCATTACCATATCAATTTCATCCGCCCCGTTATTAATAGCATCATTAATTTCAAACGTTTTAACCGCGGTAGTATTTGCTCCTAACGGAAAGCCAACTACTGTGCAAACCTTCACATCACTATCTTGTAATAAGCTAGCTGCTAAACTAACATTTGTCGGATTAACACAAACTGAGGCAAAATCATATTCTTTTGCTTCAGTGCATAGTTTAATAATATCCTCCATTGTCGCTTCTGGTTTTAACAAAGTGTGGTCAATATATTTATTTAACTTCATAACAATTCCTCCTTATGTTATTCGTTAATATTAACTAATTCTAAAACTCTAATTGCTTCAATTGTTAAATCTAATAATCGTCGCATTTCGTTAATATTATTTACTTTAATTATATTGATAAATTTCTTTAATTCATAGACTATTTTATTTTTATTTCCTTCTTCGGTAAATAACTGCGTTGTTTGATCTTGAAAACGATCATAGATTGCTAAATTACTTAGCATTGTTAAATGATCAAATGTAATCGTGTAATCATAACTTAAAATTTCACTTTTGCTAATCCCCGTGGCTGCTTTGGAACACACAATATTAGTAATAATATCATTTTCATGGCGCATAACTACGACGTTATTAATATCAACATTGTTTTTTAACTTATGACTCATTGCTTTAACTTCTTTTACTTTCCCAAATAACGCAATTGCTAACTCCATGGGATATATTAAGGCATCATATAAAGAACCCTTTCCAAGATTTTCATCAAAAACTGAATGATATTCATCTATTAAAACTTCTTTCATACGACTTGAATATTTGTTTCAATGAAAACTTGCAATAAATGGCTTAATTTTATTAACATTTTCACTTAAAACTTCATATTCTGGCAAGTGAATTGGCTTAAAGGCTTCCATTAAAATAACATTATTCACCAGGGCAACCTGTTCTAAATCACGGGCTTCATGGGCACTAAATGCCAATGGTTTCTCTAAAAAAACATGTTTTTGTTGCTGTAAAAAGTATTTAGCTTGTTGGTAATGTAATCCGTTAGGAGACGCAATATAAATTGCATCGATATGATCTAACATATCTTCAAAAGTAGTTGTCATTCGCACTTGCAAATTATTTTTTAAAGAAAAAATCTTGGCTTTTTCCATACTGCGCGAATAAAGACAACTAAGCTCAATATCTTTGATTTGCCGAGCAGCATCAATAAATTCAGTTGCAATATTACCAGTACCAATAATCCCAAATCTTAACATAATTTCACCTCTTATCTATTATTTTATGCTATATTTGTCAAAATAACAAAAAAGTATTTTAAATTTCACTCGGAAAAAGAAAAAAACATTTTAATAAATGTTTTTATGAATTAGTTATTAACAATTAAGCGGTGGTTTTAATCTTAAAAGTAATTTTATCATTAATACTTTTGGCATTAAAGAATGGTGATGTTCCGCTGATTTTCACAATATATTTAGTACTATCATTAGGGTCAAGCCCACCGGTTAAACCAGCCTTATCAAAATAACTATCAGGAGCATTGGGCCCAAAAAGTTGTTTATTAGCAGCTGTTTTTAATTTAGCCAAATTTCCCTTATCAGCTTTAGCAACTTCAATTACTTGGCGACTAGCAGGTAACCAGTCTTCTAAATAAGGCTGTAAATTGACATCCTTTCATTCAACCTGACCGGTAAAACCACTAACATTGGGTTTTGCTTTAAAGTTAACTGTCGCATCTGATAAATTAAGGATTTTATCAACAAGCACAGGAGCTGATATGTTAACTTCAACTTGTGATCAGTCAAAATAATTAGTATAAATTGCTTGAATTGTGGTTTCTAATCCTCGCGTAAAATTAGGAACAGCATCTTGACCATAAACACCATTATAAGTTAAATTAAGTTTTCCATCTTTTGTCACTTTATCATAAGTTAGCTTACTTAAATCAATTCCTGACGCAATTGGACTTGAGCCCCCACCCCCACCTCCTGGTGGTGGTACACAAGCAACAACTGAGGTCGCACTAATTGTAGCAATTGAAATAGCTCCTAACATTGCTAATATTTTCTTCATATCTTAAACTCCTTCTCAAGATGTGGCACTTTAATGCTTCATATATTAATAATTATAACCTATTATTCTGGTTTGTCATCTTCCATAAAAGGATTAATTGGTTTTGAATCTGAAGAAGAGTCATTTTTAACAAGGGGGGCATTTTTTTTATTTTTTAATTCTAACTGTTCTTTTTCTCATTCTTCAGAAGCTTTTCATTTTTCTTTTACTAAGAAGATTTTTTCTTCAACCCGTACAATTGATTCTAAAACGGACACAGCAATGGTTGCCACAAAAACAATTGGAAACCATACATACCAAAAAATACAAATTCCGTTCGGAGTTAAAACATGGGTGTTTCCTAAAATTGTATAAAATAATGTAAACCCAAAGATAAAATATTGGGTAATATAGAAAATATACATAAATAAATTATGTTTTCTATTAAATTGAAAGGTTGTTTTTTTAATTTCATGCGCTCGCACCACATGGTATAGGACAAAAATTGCAATCGCAAAGCCAATTAACACATACGCAATTTTATAACCCGTATTAACACTGACATCTCACTTTTGCATTCCTAAAATTAAAAAAATAACCAATAATGCTGAATATAATACTATATTAGCAATACTAACTAATGATTTGATGGTAATTACTTTCATTTTTCCCCCTATTTTAAAGTTCTTTCTCATATATAATAGCAGATAATAAAAAGATTGGTACAGTTTCTGCGCGTAAAATTCGTGGTCCTAGCGAAACACTATGGTAACCCATTGCTTGGAGTTCTTTAATTTCAAAAGGTTCAAACCCGCCCTCTGGACCAACAATGACAGTAATGGAATGATATTCTTGTTTTAAAACCGTTGACAAAGAATTCACAAAGTTTTCATTTTCATAACAAACAATATTTACATCACTTAAATAAGATTGTAAAGTTGTGAGATCATTACTAATATTAGTAATTTTGGGGATTGAATTCCGATAAGACTGCTCACTTGCTTCTTTACAAATTTTTTCTCACCGTTTAATTTTACTATCATTATTTTCGTTGGCAAGGTGTACAACACAACGTTTAAATTCAAAAGGAACAATTCGACTAACCCCTAATTCCGTTACTTTCTGCAACATTAAATCCCATTTGTGGCTCCGAATCAATCCAGCAACTAAGGTAATTTTAACC is drawn from Spiroplasma mirum ATCC 29335 and contains these coding sequences:
- the deoC gene encoding deoxyribose-phosphate aldolase, producing the protein MKLNKYIDHTLLKPEATMEDIIKLCTEAKEYDFASVCVNPTNVSLAASLLQDSDVKVCTVVGFPLGANTTAVKTFEINDAINNGADEIDMVMNIGAFKLKDYALVLNDINACKKATGDRILKVIIEISLLSNEEIVKACQLAIEAKADFVKTSSGFNKSGATVEAVRLMKKTVGDNYQVKAAGGVRTKEDAINMIKAGASRIGTSGGVAIVRGESHQTGY
- a CDS encoding Gfo/Idh/MocA family protein, with translation MLRFGIIGTGNIATEFIDAARQIKDIELSCLYSRSMEKAKIFSLKNNLQVRMTTTFEDMLDHIDAIYIASPNGLHYQQAKYFLQQQKHVFLEKPLAFSAHEARDLEQVALVNNVILMEAFKPIHLPEYEVLSENVNKIKPFIASFHWNKYSSRMKEVLIDEYHSVFDENLGKGSLYDALIYPMELAIALFGKVKEVKAMSHKLKNNVDINNVVVMRHENDIITNIVCSKAATGISKSEILSYDYTITFDHLTMLSNLAIYDRFQDQTTQLFTEEGNKNKIVYELKKFINIIKVNNINEMRRLLDLTIEAIRVLELVNINE
- a CDS encoding lipoprotein — encoded protein: MKKILAMLGAISIATISATSVVACVPPPGGGGGGSSPIASGIDLSKLTYDKVTKDGKLNLTYNGVYGQDAVPNFTRGLETTIQAIYTNYFDWSQVEVNISAPVLVDKILNLSDATVNFKAKPNVSGFTGQVEWKDVNLQPYLEDWLPASRQVIEVAKADKGNLAKLKTAANKQLFGPNAPDSYFDKAGLTGGLDPNDSTKYIVKISGTSPFFNAKSINDKITFKIKTTA
- a CDS encoding RsmE family RNA methyltransferase; the encoded protein is MHRFFATRLVYNQFYLENADLHQIKNVLWLKNSTQIICIYQQHHYLATITYLNNQQLVITKITELAQNHDPQVKITLVAGLIRSHKWDLMLQKVTELGVSRIVPFEFKRCVVHLANENNDSKIKRWEKICKEASEQSYRNSIPKITNISNDLTTLQSYLSDVNIVCYENENFVNSLSTVLKQEYHSITVIVGPEGGFEPFEIKELQAMGYHSVSLGPRILRAETVPIFLLSAIIYEKEL